In Deinococcus maricopensis DSM 21211, one genomic interval encodes:
- a CDS encoding GNAT family N-acetyltransferase, with protein sequence MNGVEAVRSRGAKVDAAHLSRYARGGAVGTFGTATAGYVGADLPVNAAVLTGAAVEWPALEAFFEARGTAPVVQVFSGDVAVHAATLAERGYTLSMLLHVHARGLVDLPPAGHDVRELLPAAWSVLAARAFGPGSERVMQVTAAREDTTLFACSVAGEPVGVGALSVFQGVALLFSAGTVPGARGQGVQAALLAARLERARALGAQAAMVLTTPGSGSERNVARAGFTLAAARATFQRR encoded by the coding sequence GTGAACGGCGTGGAGGCCGTGCGTTCGCGCGGGGCGAAGGTGGACGCCGCACACCTCTCGCGGTACGCGCGGGGGGGCGCTGTGGGGACGTTCGGTACGGCCACCGCGGGGTACGTGGGGGCGGACCTGCCCGTGAACGCCGCCGTTCTGACGGGGGCAGCGGTGGAGTGGCCGGCGCTGGAAGCGTTCTTTGAGGCGCGTGGCACGGCCCCGGTCGTGCAGGTGTTCTCGGGGGACGTGGCCGTGCACGCGGCGACCCTCGCGGAGCGCGGGTACACGCTGAGTATGCTGCTGCACGTGCATGCGCGCGGCCTCGTGGACCTGCCGCCGGCGGGGCATGATGTCCGGGAGCTGCTTCCGGCGGCGTGGTCGGTGCTGGCCGCGCGGGCGTTCGGGCCGGGCAGTGAGCGCGTCATGCAGGTGACGGCGGCGCGCGAGGACACGACGCTGTTCGCGTGCAGCGTCGCTGGCGAGCCGGTGGGGGTGGGCGCCCTGAGCGTCTTCCAGGGCGTGGCGCTGCTGTTCTCAGCGGGAACGGTCCCCGGGGCGCGCGGGCAAGGGGTGCAGGCGGCGCTGCTCGCGGCGAGGCTGGAACGTGCCCGTGCCCTGGGCGCGCAGGCCGCGATGGTCCTGACGACGCCCGGGTCCGGCAGTGAGCGGAACGTGGCCCGCGCGGGGTTCACGCTCGCCGCGGCGCGGGCCACGTTTCAGCGCCGCTGA
- a CDS encoding histidine phosphatase family protein gives MTPATLILVRHGRTAHNAEGRFQGYADVPLDAHGEAQARALAAHLHAHGVRAPTIHASDLARAHATARALHERLGGTLSAHAALRELHMGDWEGQTFETLRATQPDLYRAFWDGHPDFRAPNGETPSELAERVHAHLTAHRPGAGETLVLVSHGVALSALLVRLLNLDYRETWAARTTLHDNTAYSTLTLDPESGEVLTADLARGDHLLTLA, from the coding sequence ATGACGCCCGCCACGCTGATCCTCGTCCGCCACGGCCGCACCGCCCACAACGCCGAAGGGCGCTTCCAGGGGTACGCGGACGTGCCGCTCGACGCGCACGGCGAAGCGCAGGCGCGCGCCCTCGCCGCGCACCTGCACGCCCACGGCGTGCGCGCCCCCACCATCCACGCGAGCGACCTGGCCCGCGCGCACGCCACCGCCCGCGCCCTCCACGAGCGCCTCGGCGGGACGCTCAGCGCCCACGCGGCCCTGCGCGAACTGCACATGGGCGACTGGGAAGGGCAGACGTTCGAGACGCTGCGCGCCACCCAACCGGACCTGTACCGCGCCTTCTGGGACGGCCACCCGGACTTCCGCGCCCCGAACGGCGAGACGCCCTCGGAACTCGCCGAACGCGTGCACGCGCACCTCACCGCGCACCGCCCCGGCGCAGGGGAAACCCTGGTGCTCGTGTCACACGGCGTCGCCCTCAGCGCGCTGCTGGTGCGCCTCCTGAACCTCGACTACCGCGAAACCTGGGCGGCGCGCACCACCCTGCACGACAACACCGCGTACTCCACGCTCACGCTCGACCCGGAAAGCGGCGAGGTGCTCACCGCGGACCTCGCGCGCGGCGACCACCTGCTCACGCTGGCGTGA
- a CDS encoding nucleotidyl transferase AbiEii/AbiGii toxin family protein — MRAARPDEAVRPLLLGWLRRAGHVPEAAALVLRGSLVTGAYCGAGRAAADVDYLVMGAFDAAAMHAVAERVVAVPDARTALRLVSTEVIWAETAFPGLRAHVAGDAGDGVERTFQVDFAFGDPMTQAPTRLTLPGVGPVQACAPETLWAWKLHGLVEFGPGRWRAKDLYDLQLLDARVALDAAELRAAVEVAFQSRGATFADLTDLLTRAAWGCSASNRRKWRAFERRYGVSAEFLAVRDAVHARVASVVGPAVQRARR, encoded by the coding sequence GTGAGGGCCGCGCGGCCGGATGAAGCGGTACGGCCGCTGCTGCTGGGGTGGCTGCGCCGCGCCGGTCACGTTCCGGAGGCGGCGGCGCTGGTGCTGCGCGGCAGCCTGGTGACGGGCGCGTACTGTGGGGCGGGGCGGGCGGCGGCGGACGTCGACTACCTCGTGATGGGCGCGTTCGATGCCGCCGCCATGCACGCCGTGGCGGAACGTGTGGTGGCCGTGCCGGACGCCCGCACCGCCCTGCGGCTGGTGAGCACGGAGGTCATCTGGGCGGAGACAGCCTTCCCGGGGCTGCGCGCGCACGTGGCGGGCGACGCGGGGGACGGCGTGGAGCGCACGTTCCAGGTGGATTTCGCGTTTGGGGACCCGATGACGCAGGCGCCGACGCGGCTGACCCTGCCCGGCGTGGGGCCCGTGCAGGCGTGCGCGCCGGAGACGCTGTGGGCGTGGAAGCTGCACGGCCTCGTCGAGTTCGGGCCGGGCCGGTGGCGCGCGAAGGACCTGTACGACCTGCAGCTGCTGGACGCACGGGTCGCGCTGGACGCCGCCGAGTTACGCGCGGCGGTGGAGGTGGCGTTTCAGAGCCGCGGCGCCACCTTCGCGGACTTGACGGACCTGTTGACGCGGGCGGCGTGGGGGTGCTCTGCGTCGAACCGGCGGAAGTGGCGGGCCTTTGAGCGGCGGTACGGCGTGTCGGCGGAGTTCCTGGCGGTCCGGGACGCGGTGCACGCCCGCGTAGCGAGCGTCGTCGGGCCAGCCGTGCAACGCGCGCGGCGCTGA
- a CDS encoding HAD family hydrolase — MTIQAVLFDRDNTIAFTDPQVYREVAAYAHATYGVDPRAALEALSSEWQASENAWWDLRSHEDEAAFWTAYAGRLAGRMGTPDVTALLERYPYHAYLKPAPHVREVLEALRAQGVKIGVLSNTLPSVAASLETLGVRDLVDVPLATCLLGVHKPEAQAFTLSADALGVPPAEILFVDDLPENIEGARAAGLRAQLIDLTGERAGAMHDLRALLPLVQAG; from the coding sequence ATGACGATTCAGGCCGTGCTGTTTGACCGTGACAACACCATCGCCTTTACGGACCCGCAGGTGTACCGCGAAGTCGCCGCGTACGCGCACGCGACGTACGGCGTCGACCCACGCGCCGCGCTGGAGGCCCTGTCGAGCGAGTGGCAAGCGAGCGAGAACGCCTGGTGGGACCTGCGCAGCCACGAGGACGAAGCGGCATTCTGGACGGCGTACGCCGGGCGCCTCGCGGGCCGCATGGGCACCCCGGACGTCACGGCGCTGCTGGAACGCTACCCGTACCACGCGTACCTGAAACCCGCCCCACACGTCCGCGAGGTGCTGGAGGCGCTGCGCGCGCAGGGCGTGAAGATCGGCGTGCTCAGCAACACGCTCCCGAGCGTCGCGGCGTCCCTGGAGACGCTCGGCGTCCGCGACCTCGTGGACGTACCGCTCGCCACGTGCCTGCTGGGCGTACACAAACCCGAAGCGCAGGCGTTCACGCTCTCGGCGGACGCGCTGGGCGTCCCGCCCGCCGAGATCCTGTTCGTGGACGACCTGCCCGAGAACATCGAAGGGGCGCGCGCCGCCGGCCTGCGCGCGCAGCTGATCGACCTGACCGGCGAACGCGCGGGCGCCATGCACGACCTCAGGGCCCTGCTGCCGCTCGTGCAGGCCGGGTAA
- a CDS encoding alpha-amylase family glycosyl hydrolase, translating to MKHLLLLGLLTAPSALAASADAWRGQVIYQVLPDRFADGDAGNNAGVNRDDLRAWHGGDLTGLTARVPYLHDLGVTAVWLTPVYAQQPGRSFDTDGYHGYWPADFRNTDAHFGTLADFDTFIKTAHSSGLKVMLDQVVNHTGYTAPLVRERPAWFHNEANCAALGNKDVYCPLSGLPDLAQERADVRDFLYGNADFWRARGVDGFRYDAIKHVPEDFLKNLVHRDADAGTFTLGEYYGGDAGTLAAYQRQGLSSLFDFPLQAALKSAVMTGSSVGAVRTVLEQDQQYPDANLLATFLDNHDVPRFANGSLFEDEARARTVYGVRALMTLRGIPVLYQGTEIAMRGGGDPDNRRDMRFPDAWTPEERAVYEATKGAIATRQASRALSVGSTTLVSVPEAHADDLLLFERTANSERVMVAWNNARDRRTYSVKFSGDARALTRDLFGQDAKLSVSGGYLHVSLPGRSASAFTLK from the coding sequence ATGAAGCACCTCCTGCTGCTGGGCCTGCTCACCGCGCCTTCCGCCCTCGCTGCCAGCGCGGACGCCTGGCGCGGCCAGGTGATCTATCAGGTCCTCCCGGACCGCTTCGCGGATGGCGACGCTGGCAACAACGCCGGCGTGAACCGCGACGACCTGCGCGCGTGGCACGGCGGGGACCTGACGGGCCTCACGGCGCGCGTGCCGTACCTGCACGACCTGGGTGTCACCGCCGTGTGGCTCACGCCCGTGTACGCGCAGCAGCCCGGGCGGTCCTTCGACACGGACGGCTACCACGGGTACTGGCCGGCGGACTTCCGCAACACCGACGCGCACTTCGGGACGCTCGCGGACTTCGACACGTTCATCAAGACCGCGCACAGCAGCGGCCTGAAGGTCATGCTCGATCAGGTCGTCAACCACACCGGGTACACGGCGCCGCTCGTGCGGGAGCGCCCGGCGTGGTTCCACAACGAGGCGAACTGCGCGGCCCTCGGCAACAAGGACGTGTACTGCCCGCTGTCGGGCCTGCCGGACCTCGCGCAGGAACGCGCGGACGTGCGCGACTTCCTGTACGGCAACGCGGACTTCTGGCGCGCGCGCGGCGTGGACGGCTTCCGGTACGACGCCATCAAGCACGTCCCCGAGGATTTCCTCAAGAACCTCGTGCACCGCGACGCGGACGCCGGCACGTTCACGCTCGGCGAGTACTACGGCGGCGACGCCGGCACGCTCGCCGCCTACCAGCGTCAGGGCCTCAGCAGCCTGTTCGACTTCCCCCTGCAGGCCGCGCTCAAATCAGCCGTCATGACCGGCAGCAGTGTCGGCGCCGTCCGCACCGTCCTCGAACAGGACCAGCAGTACCCGGACGCGAACCTGCTCGCCACGTTCCTCGACAACCACGACGTACCCCGCTTCGCGAACGGGTCGCTGTTCGAGGACGAGGCGCGCGCCCGCACGGTGTACGGCGTGCGCGCCCTCATGACGCTGCGCGGCATTCCCGTCCTCTACCAGGGCACCGAGATCGCCATGCGCGGCGGCGGCGACCCCGACAACCGCCGCGACATGCGCTTCCCCGACGCCTGGACGCCCGAGGAACGCGCCGTGTACGAGGCGACGAAAGGCGCCATCGCCACGCGCCAGGCCAGCCGGGCGCTCAGCGTCGGCAGCACGACGCTCGTGAGCGTCCCCGAAGCGCACGCCGACGACCTGCTGCTGTTCGAGCGAACCGCGAACAGCGAGCGCGTGATGGTCGCATGGAACAACGCCCGCGACCGCCGCACGTACAGCGTGAAGTTCAGCGGCGACGCGCGCGCCCTCACGCGGGACCTGTTCGGGCAGGACGCGAAGCTCAGCGTGAGCGGCGGGTACCTGCACGTCAGCCTGCCGGGCCGCAGCGCCAGCGCCTTCACGCTGAAGTGA
- a CDS encoding ATP-binding protein, producing the protein MSDPSATDARFRLALKAARQGAWEYDLRTNAGYRSPELRDLLGVQNGSPSLADYLSNVHADDRPRILEAFTQLRSGQIDESVVQYRFIRDDGRPIWVEQHTLVERDDHGEAIRLYGLSRDITARKQAEHALQDLNATLEARVQERTQQLEEERAAQAAFVAFTEAVGTDTDLHALATRAVEVLRAQFPNCTGGYYELDQHRWTLRVWSEDLNASPDLLAILRAGLPQDTPSFARVARTAEPVFFEEWDAAAEQIEQSGQFASAAAYPLLHDGRVQATLSIGLRDTPRWSDRDRAVFRAVGRSLSLAVERAEQTARLARRNAELAARTRALEGFAALTRDLGAQRDAHALVQRAQDVALSMLPEGYAVYYELDGDTWRLRAQTGDLRNPELQAVVDAGLPYAATRNLVLPWTTRQAHYQDAYDKSTDDLTALVQHVSTTATLPVLVNGVPVGVFGVALFSAHRWTAIDRAILETVVRSLGQALERAQSVAELALRSQELERSNRELQRERSFLRAVLESLAEGVVACAPDGQLTLFNDAARTMHGLDASTLPPEAWPAHYKLFEADGATPLTTDRIPLVRAWQGERVRDAEIVIRPDDGPARSLVANGQPIFTEDGEPLGAVVAMHDLTERKVAEEAVRRSNEELRRSNQELEQFAYIASHDLQAPLRAMTSFADLIARKYADRLDARGQVYLGQIAQSGKHMKRLVDDLLAFSRVTTEERTVQPTDSGAVLDGVLERMRVEMDAAGGQVDRAALPTVLIGAGQLDQLFQNLVGNALKYHRPGVPPRVRVRAAPDGPLWHFTVQDNGIGIEPAYFERVFEIFQRLHTREQYEGTGVGLAICKKIVERHGGQLWLDSTPGEGSTFHFTLPGA; encoded by the coding sequence ATGTCCGACCCGTCCGCGACCGACGCGCGATTCCGCCTCGCCCTGAAAGCCGCACGTCAGGGCGCATGGGAGTACGACCTGCGCACGAACGCCGGCTACCGCTCCCCGGAACTGCGCGACCTGCTGGGCGTCCAGAACGGCTCGCCCAGCCTCGCGGACTACCTCAGCAACGTCCACGCTGACGACCGCCCGCGCATCCTGGAGGCGTTCACGCAACTGCGCAGCGGCCAGATCGACGAATCCGTCGTGCAGTACCGCTTCATCCGCGACGACGGTCGGCCCATCTGGGTGGAGCAGCACACCCTCGTGGAACGCGACGACCACGGCGAGGCCATCCGCCTGTACGGCCTGTCCCGCGACATCACCGCGCGCAAGCAGGCCGAACATGCCCTGCAGGACCTCAACGCCACCCTGGAGGCGCGCGTGCAGGAACGCACGCAGCAGCTCGAGGAGGAACGCGCCGCGCAGGCCGCGTTCGTGGCGTTCACCGAGGCGGTCGGCACCGACACGGACCTGCACGCCCTCGCCACGCGCGCCGTGGAGGTCCTGCGCGCCCAGTTCCCGAACTGCACCGGCGGGTACTACGAACTGGACCAGCACCGCTGGACGCTGCGCGTATGGTCCGAGGACCTGAACGCCTCACCGGACCTCCTGGCGATCCTGCGGGCGGGCCTGCCGCAGGACACGCCGTCGTTCGCGCGCGTCGCCCGCACGGCCGAGCCGGTGTTCTTCGAGGAGTGGGACGCCGCCGCGGAGCAGATCGAGCAGTCCGGGCAGTTCGCCAGCGCCGCCGCGTACCCGCTGCTGCACGACGGGCGCGTGCAGGCGACGCTGTCCATCGGCCTGCGCGACACGCCCCGCTGGTCCGACCGGGACCGCGCCGTGTTCCGCGCGGTCGGGCGGAGCCTCAGCCTCGCCGTCGAGCGCGCGGAGCAGACGGCGCGCCTCGCCCGGCGCAACGCCGAGCTCGCGGCGCGCACGCGCGCGCTCGAAGGGTTCGCGGCGCTCACACGCGACCTGGGCGCGCAACGCGACGCGCACGCACTCGTGCAGCGCGCCCAGGACGTCGCCTTGTCCATGCTGCCCGAAGGGTACGCCGTGTACTACGAACTGGACGGCGACACGTGGCGCCTGCGCGCGCAGACCGGCGACCTCCGCAACCCCGAGCTGCAGGCGGTCGTGGACGCGGGCCTGCCGTATGCTGCCACCCGCAACCTCGTGCTGCCCTGGACGACCCGGCAGGCGCACTACCAGGACGCGTACGACAAAAGCACCGACGACCTGACGGCGCTCGTGCAGCACGTCAGCACCACCGCCACCCTGCCCGTCCTCGTGAACGGCGTGCCGGTGGGCGTGTTCGGGGTGGCGCTGTTCAGCGCGCACCGCTGGACGGCCATTGACCGCGCGATTCTGGAGACGGTCGTGCGCAGCCTCGGGCAGGCGCTGGAGCGGGCGCAGAGCGTGGCGGAGCTCGCGCTGCGCTCGCAGGAGCTGGAGCGCAGCAACCGCGAACTGCAGCGGGAACGCAGTTTTCTGCGCGCCGTGCTGGAAAGCCTCGCGGAAGGCGTCGTGGCGTGCGCGCCCGACGGGCAGCTCACGCTCTTCAACGACGCGGCGCGCACCATGCACGGCCTCGACGCGTCGACGCTCCCGCCCGAGGCGTGGCCGGCGCATTACAAGCTGTTCGAAGCGGACGGCGCGACGCCGCTCACCACGGACCGCATTCCGCTCGTGCGCGCGTGGCAGGGCGAGCGCGTCCGGGACGCCGAAATCGTCATCCGCCCGGACGACGGCCCGGCGCGTAGCCTCGTCGCGAACGGCCAGCCGATCTTCACGGAGGACGGCGAGCCGCTCGGCGCGGTCGTCGCCATGCACGACCTCACCGAACGCAAGGTCGCGGAGGAAGCCGTGCGGCGCAGCAACGAGGAACTGCGCCGCAGCAACCAGGAGCTGGAGCAGTTCGCGTACATCGCCAGTCACGACCTGCAGGCGCCGCTGCGGGCCATGACGAGCTTCGCGGACCTGATCGCCCGGAAGTACGCGGACCGCCTGGACGCGCGCGGGCAGGTGTACCTCGGGCAGATCGCGCAGAGCGGCAAGCACATGAAACGCCTCGTGGACGACCTGCTCGCGTTTTCCCGCGTCACCACCGAGGAGCGCACGGTGCAGCCCACCGACAGTGGCGCCGTCCTGGACGGTGTGCTGGAGCGCATGCGCGTCGAGATGGACGCGGCGGGCGGGCAGGTGGACCGCGCGGCCCTCCCCACCGTGCTGATCGGCGCGGGGCAACTCGATCAGCTGTTCCAGAACCTCGTTGGGAACGCCCTGAAGTACCACCGCCCGGGCGTGCCGCCGCGCGTACGCGTGCGCGCCGCACCGGACGGGCCCCTGTGGCACTTCACCGTGCAGGACAACGGCATCGGCATCGAACCGGCGTACTTCGAGCGGGTGTTCGAGATCTTCCAGCGGCTGCATACCCGCGAGCAGTACGAGGGGACGGGCGTCGGCCTGGCGATCTGCAAGAAGATCGTCGAGCGGCACGGCGGGCAGCTGTGGCTCGACAGCACGCCCGGGGAGGGCAGCACCTTCCACTTCACGCTGCCGGGTGCATGA
- a CDS encoding Gfo/Idh/MocA family protein — MTPAPSVAVLGCGNRGGDVYARHLTAQGARVTHLVDARPARLAEVAVRGGVPPERTFTDAAAFFALGRVADAVVIATPDDGHVEPCLEALRLGYHVLLEKPICLNEAELDLLLAAECASSGTVTVCHVLRASPFFRAVRAVLDRGVLGRLVGVTHAENVAYWHFAHSFVRGNWRASPPAAPFILAKACHDLDLLRWFVGAPPAQVSSVAGRHHFRAEDAPAGASDRCVTCPVVACPYDARRIYGARAPGVWPVTVLTAGGVTLEEALEAGPYGRCVYACDNDVPDHQATLITFRNGVQATLTVSAFTHENTRTLRLLGTHGELRGHLDRGELEVHDFRTGAVEVQRVDASGNHGGGDEGLVAAWLAFLRGDAPGTPTPLAESLDSHRLAFAAERARRAGTVEAL, encoded by the coding sequence GTGACGCCCGCGCCGTCCGTGGCGGTGCTCGGCTGCGGGAACCGCGGCGGGGACGTGTACGCGCGGCACCTGACGGCGCAGGGCGCGCGCGTGACGCACCTGGTAGATGCGCGTCCCGCGCGGCTCGCGGAGGTCGCGGTGCGGGGTGGCGTGCCGCCCGAGCGGACGTTCACGGACGCGGCCGCGTTCTTCGCGCTCGGGCGGGTCGCGGACGCGGTAGTGATCGCCACGCCCGACGACGGGCACGTGGAGCCGTGCCTGGAGGCGCTGCGGCTCGGGTATCACGTGCTCCTCGAGAAGCCCATCTGCCTGAATGAGGCGGAGCTGGACCTGCTGCTCGCGGCGGAGTGCGCGTCGAGCGGGACGGTGACGGTGTGCCACGTGCTGCGCGCCTCGCCGTTCTTCCGGGCGGTGCGGGCGGTGCTGGACCGCGGCGTCCTGGGGCGCCTGGTGGGCGTGACGCACGCGGAGAACGTCGCGTACTGGCATTTCGCGCATTCGTTCGTGCGGGGGAACTGGCGCGCGTCGCCGCCGGCCGCGCCGTTCATCCTGGCCAAAGCGTGCCATGACCTGGACCTGCTGCGGTGGTTCGTGGGCGCGCCGCCCGCGCAGGTGAGCAGCGTGGCCGGGCGGCATCACTTCCGGGCGGAGGACGCGCCGGCGGGCGCGTCGGACCGCTGCGTGACGTGCCCGGTCGTCGCGTGCCCGTACGATGCGCGCCGCATCTACGGCGCGCGCGCGCCCGGAGTGTGGCCGGTGACGGTGCTCACGGCGGGCGGCGTGACGCTGGAGGAGGCGCTGGAGGCGGGGCCATACGGGCGCTGCGTGTACGCCTGCGACAACGACGTGCCGGACCATCAGGCGACGCTGATCACGTTCCGGAACGGCGTGCAGGCGACACTGACGGTGAGTGCCTTCACGCACGAGAACACGCGGACGCTGCGCCTGCTCGGGACGCACGGGGAGCTGCGCGGCCACCTGGACCGCGGGGAGCTGGAGGTGCACGACTTCCGCACGGGCGCCGTGGAGGTGCAGCGCGTGGACGCGAGCGGCAACCACGGCGGCGGCGATGAGGGCCTCGTGGCGGCGTGGCTGGCGTTCCTGCGCGGGGACGCGCCCGGGACGCCCACGCCGCTGGCGGAGTCGCTGGATTCGCACCGGCTGGCGTTCGCGGCGGAACGGGCGCGCCGCGCGGGCACCGTGGAGGCGCTGTGA
- a CDS encoding dipeptidase yields the protein MIVDGHLDLAMNAALGRDLTLPLAELRDLEGPVGDQEALVTFPALRSAGVAACFATLFAWPASSGMPGGYETAQEARRMALAQLDQYARWEEAGLVRVLRTADDARAHFARWSAERDVASPLGVVLLMEGADPVRDPNEVEFWAREGVRVIGPAWGRTRYAGGTDAPGPLTDAGVDLLHAMREARVALDAAHLDDASFWGAVDLHPTVICTHANARAFVRTNRQLTEDMAARVAASGGVIGLVPFGKFLREGWTSAQPRVPVSDLVRVAAHFAGVVGWAHVALGTDFDGGFGRPTLPRGIDSHADLGAFLEGVPDEFREGVASGHWRAWMEAHL from the coding sequence GTGATAGTGGACGGACACCTGGATTTGGCGATGAACGCGGCGCTCGGCCGGGACCTCACGCTCCCCCTCGCGGAACTGCGCGACCTGGAAGGACCGGTGGGCGATCAGGAGGCACTCGTGACGTTCCCGGCGCTCCGCTCGGCGGGCGTTGCGGCGTGCTTCGCGACGCTGTTCGCGTGGCCGGCATCGTCGGGCATGCCCGGCGGGTACGAGACGGCGCAGGAGGCGCGGCGCATGGCGCTCGCGCAACTCGACCAGTACGCCCGCTGGGAGGAGGCGGGGCTCGTGCGGGTACTGCGCACGGCGGACGACGCGCGCGCGCACTTCGCGAGGTGGTCGGCGGAGCGGGACGTGGCGTCGCCGCTCGGCGTGGTGCTGCTGATGGAGGGCGCCGACCCGGTGCGCGACCCGAACGAGGTGGAGTTCTGGGCGCGTGAGGGCGTGCGCGTGATCGGGCCGGCGTGGGGGCGGACGCGGTACGCGGGCGGCACGGACGCACCCGGCCCGCTCACGGATGCGGGCGTGGATCTGCTGCACGCCATGCGGGAGGCGCGCGTGGCGCTGGACGCCGCGCACCTGGACGACGCGTCGTTCTGGGGGGCGGTGGACCTGCACCCGACGGTGATCTGCACGCACGCGAACGCGCGCGCGTTCGTGCGCACGAACCGGCAGCTCACCGAGGACATGGCGGCGCGCGTGGCGGCGTCGGGCGGCGTGATCGGGCTGGTGCCGTTCGGGAAGTTCCTGCGCGAGGGCTGGACGTCCGCGCAGCCGCGCGTGCCCGTGTCGGATCTCGTGCGGGTCGCGGCGCATTTCGCGGGCGTCGTCGGGTGGGCGCACGTGGCGCTCGGCACGGACTTCGACGGGGGGTTCGGGCGGCCCACGCTGCCGCGCGGCATCGACAGTCACGCGGACTTGGGCGCGTTCCTGGAGGGCGTGCCGGATGAGTTCCGCGAGGGCGTGGCGAGCGGGCACTGGCGCGCGTGGATGGAGGCGCACCTGTGA
- a CDS encoding C40 family peptidase, which translates to MSGASGLDARVHAVDAARRVAEVALRDQLEGEWTYLTPRAAWAARGRVSLRAAPDERTAQVTEALLGEAMEVLEALPDGWAWVRTRHDGYLGFARAGAFTTTAPEPAVTVQVPRAHLFSAPRVSAPILDDVSFGARLPVLTEGPAQEGAYGWWRVAYHEGEAFLHAAATRVPAGGTVRSVAFLQRFLDTPYVWGGRSAWGLDCSGLTQLWAGPGVLPRDADQQQAALAPVEVPSAGDLAFFPGHVGIMLDERRMLHANATHMRVTVDTLGESEYGARLAADLLGFGRLP; encoded by the coding sequence GTGAGCGGCGCATCCGGTCTGGACGCGCGCGTGCACGCGGTTGACGCGGCGCGGCGCGTCGCGGAGGTCGCGCTGCGGGACCAGCTGGAGGGCGAGTGGACGTACCTGACGCCCCGGGCGGCGTGGGCCGCGCGGGGCCGAGTGAGCCTGCGCGCCGCGCCGGACGAGCGTACGGCGCAGGTGACGGAGGCGCTGCTCGGTGAGGCAATGGAGGTGCTGGAAGCCCTGCCGGACGGGTGGGCGTGGGTGCGCACCCGGCATGACGGGTACCTGGGGTTCGCGCGCGCCGGGGCGTTCACGACGACGGCGCCTGAGCCGGCCGTGACCGTACAGGTGCCGCGCGCGCACCTGTTCTCGGCGCCGCGTGTGAGCGCCCCGATTCTGGACGACGTGAGTTTCGGCGCGCGGCTGCCAGTACTCACCGAGGGTCCGGCGCAGGAGGGCGCGTACGGGTGGTGGCGCGTCGCTTATCACGAGGGGGAGGCGTTCCTGCACGCGGCGGCCACGCGCGTGCCCGCGGGTGGCACGGTGCGGAGCGTAGCGTTCCTACAGCGGTTCCTGGACACGCCGTACGTGTGGGGAGGGCGGAGCGCGTGGGGGCTGGACTGCAGCGGCCTGACGCAACTGTGGGCGGGGCCGGGCGTCCTGCCGCGCGACGCGGACCAGCAGCAGGCGGCGCTCGCGCCCGTGGAGGTGCCCAGCGCCGGGGACCTCGCGTTCTTCCCGGGGCACGTGGGCATCATGCTGGATGAGCGGCGCATGCTGCACGCGAACGCCACGCACATGCGCGTGACCGTGGACACGCTCGGTGAGAGTGAGTACGGCGCGCGCCTCGCGGCGGACCTGCTGGGGTTCGGGCGGCTCCCGTGA
- a CDS encoding RNA ligase family protein, producing the protein MDARRPLGHPAYGRIPHLPGSRAGADDEHLPRTLTPGPHDTVWVQEKLDGTNVAVARVGDDLIALNRAGYRARDSRRLQGRLFDAWVHHHAPRFLAVLQPGERLIGEWLLYAHGTHYHLPHEPFVALDLMRGHERTPLPDLHRRLRGGFVTPHLHAHGARDLAALHAACGHGGHGARTPPEGFIYRVERARRVLLVAKWVQPAYVTGAHFQDGEVVRPNVLRAEDDALLARLRGTLHSLA; encoded by the coding sequence ATGGACGCCCGCAGACCGCTCGGCCACCCGGCGTACGGCCGTATCCCGCACCTGCCCGGCAGCCGCGCCGGCGCGGACGACGAGCACCTGCCGCGCACGCTGACGCCCGGCCCGCACGACACCGTATGGGTGCAGGAGAAGCTCGACGGCACGAACGTCGCCGTGGCCCGCGTCGGCGACGACCTGATCGCCCTGAACCGCGCCGGGTACCGCGCGCGCGACAGTCGCCGCCTCCAGGGCCGCCTGTTCGACGCGTGGGTCCACCACCACGCCCCGCGCTTCCTGGCGGTGCTGCAACCGGGCGAGCGTCTGATCGGCGAGTGGCTGCTGTACGCGCACGGCACCCACTACCACCTCCCGCACGAGCCGTTCGTCGCCCTCGACCTGATGCGCGGCCACGAACGCACACCCCTCCCGGACCTGCACCGTCGCCTGCGCGGCGGGTTCGTCACCCCGCACCTCCACGCGCACGGCGCCCGCGACCTCGCCGCGCTCCACGCCGCGTGCGGGCACGGGGGGCACGGCGCCCGCACGCCCCCTGAGGGGTTCATCTACCGCGTCGAGCGGGCGCGGCGCGTGCTGCTCGTCGCCAAGTGGGTGCAGCCGGCGTACGTGACAGGCGCGCACTTCCAGGACGGCGAGGTCGTCCGGCCAAACGTCCTGCGCGCTGAGGACGACGCCCTGCTCGCGCGCCTGCGCGGCACGCTACACTCCCTCGCATGA